A part of Oncorhynchus clarkii lewisi isolate Uvic-CL-2024 chromosome 17, UVic_Ocla_1.0, whole genome shotgun sequence genomic DNA contains:
- the LOC139371338 gene encoding RNA-binding protein 5 isoform X2, protein MMWDGPRRGPQGGPPFRGDNRGEMFGGRDGPMSDFRGRDGMNMGPRGPQDRGPPMDMRRMDCPPDMRDRDMEPHDIRGRGEPPRDFLGRPGEEPDFSLRRQYEMSIRDKLLNAAAGGGFMGPGPGMGGRGMRGRGMGGRGMPPRDLREPNNRFIDMRDRDMFRKDMPGFNNPDMDGRRGGFPMEPMGRNEGFRDMRDRDRPPIDRPPMGMDDIDGFNMDMPPRDRDRDRGMMDFDRRGAPPLNPRKRFESDTDFRNRVGPPAEFRGRDRSPVRFADNDGALMDVRGRPGGPPDLGGPNRPKFVGTDPEGTLRDREFPEMEEVSLAEEWKNRKKEKDSHPSPMTRGLPPFSKEMQGQRFPPVSREGSLLGEPANFKERNMPSTEFPGKKDGPPFDFPRPNREAPRSQNWDKKPPTDIPGMDLPPFGRRSLQDPAFPPMGPGLLPNMPNRENDGKRWPEHGDPKQNQNAPNRVDRPPYLLEKDRPPYILEKTPPTPLGHGPNDKTRFKGPKDELLEQGPDRVKLVPGPDFQGKDQDYRDIDYRTGPGIVFDYKHEELPGPDKVLKESKAVPAPKFSDSGSQDQDYRSASVKDKVTHTICITGIPKTATMEQILGAFAVRDGVPMQGMKIKNVVPGYSYDTAYVEFLNLEDAVHFMESNQGSLKVGTKTALMRYVQPDRSGKEALEPGHKAGPPTQEPLLPCPGQLLVDKAKNEHHSQDVSQAKTPVDPLSQQGSWQRSSDLTPEAWQQQVDQQLRQQEAEQQAESWASRNPPRQGPGPHQMDPIFKESKTMIIKNVKPTTTVETILKSLDPFAYLDERNVRLVRGKPPGAKCFCFVDMDSHEQVTRLVELLTKPRPLSIDGVRVYAEVAKPLKNQNYRKEFDKSNTSLLGYPPEASMTEQQYYSSQPPNQPPGGPPPNMQGDHMGGPISSDPLSNSSVSHLNTSMTSGGGYAEPPPVDPYHQALDPQVSSAAAAGGVAATGDHGTDGYSYATETPDMTNYLYDATSGFYYDPQTTLYYDPASRYFYNAQTQEYLYWDSVSKTYIPVPGGHSTDTQLPIAQSGVALAPDVQAILANPAADAPLDMKRPEPTPHFDPPQLLNPTPAPNPNPNPERREEEDTTPRIDKKDNKDKPGEKEEKPRSLAAFKIMKDMERWAKIQNRQKDSVRVPSPVLKASGGGLDDRKSSKAADAAFTIFERKGGDDLFKKPMAPPKKEGKGSKSIGSLGLLASDYAATGSDEEEEVVQHEDPQASRSQSQEKEDKLTDWKKMACLLCRRQFPNKDGLVRHQQLSDLHKQNMEIHMKIKRSKKELEALENQEKELSARESNGSPEQKRRKHQHQNSWVGGSRDMHKGSERPGLGSEPVERKKKESVVWNHATYKQAVRKAMFARFKELD, encoded by the exons atgatgTGGGACGGACCCAGGAGAGGACCACAAGGGGGCCCACCCTTTCG TGGGGACAATCGTGGAGAAATGTTTGGGGGCCGAGATGGCCCTATGTCTGATTTCAGGGGTAGAGACGGAATGAACATGGGTCCCAGGGGACCACAGGATCGGGGGCCTCCTATGGATATGAGGAGGATGGACTGTCCACCTGATATGAGGGACCGTGATATGGAACCACATGACATACGAGGGAGAGGAGAACCACCTAGGGATTTCCTGGGGAGACCTGGAGAAGAGCCAGACTTCAGCCTCAGAAGGCAGTATGAAATGTCAATCAGGGACAAGCTGCTTAATGCAGCTGCTGGTGGTGGTTTCATGGGGCCTGGGCCAGGCATGGGAGGGAGAGGAATGAGGGGGAGAGGCATGGGAGGGAGAGGCATGCCTCCACGAGATCTACGAGAGCCAAATAACAGATTTATTGACATGAGAGACAGGGATATGTTCCGCAAGGATATGCCAGGCTTCAACAATCCAGACATGGATGGAAGGCGAGGAGGATTTCCCATGGAGCCTATGGGTAGAAATGAGGGGTTCAGAGACATGCGTGATAGGGACAGGCCACCCATAGACAGGCCCCCGATGGGCATGGATGACATTGATGGGTTTAATATGGACATGCCTCCACGAGACCGAGATCGAGACAGGGGAATGATGGACTTTGACAGGAGGGGTGCCCCTCCATTGAATCCAAGGAAAAGATTTGAGTCTGATACGGACTTCAGAAACCGCGTTGGACCTCCAGCTGAATTCAGAGGTAGGGATAGATCTCCCGTAAGATTTGCCGACAATGATGGGGCTCTAATGGATGTCAGGGGTAGGCCTGGCGGCCCTCCAGATCTTGGTGGCCCAAACAGACCCAAGTTTGTGGGTACAGATCCAGAAGGCACCCTTAGAGACAGAGAATTCCCAGAAATGGAAGAGGTGTCGCTTGCAGAGGAGTGGAAGAACCGTAAGAAGGAGAAGGACTCTCATCCATCCCCCATGACCAGAGGTCTTCCTCCTTTCTCCAAAGAGATGCAGGGACAGCGATTCCCTCCAGTGTCCAGAGAAGGCAGTCTTCTTGGAGAGCCGGCAAACTTTAAAGAAAGGAACATGCCGTCTACAGAATTCCCTGGGAAAAAAGACGGGCCTCCTTTTGACTTCCCTCGCCCCAACAGAGAAGCTCCACGTTCCCAGAACTGGGATAAAAAGCCACCCACAGATATCCCTGGCATGGATCTGCCACCTTTTGGCCGTAGAAGTCTTCAGGACCCTGCCTTTCCACCCATGGGTCCTGGGCTCCTGCCAAACATGCCGAACAGAGAGAATGACGGCAAGCGCTGGCCCGAACATGGGGATCCCAAGCAGAATCAAAATGCACCAAATCGAGTTGACAGGCCCCCATACCTCTTGGAGAAGGACAGACCCCCATACATCCTAGAGAAGACTCCACCAACTCCACTGGGCCATGGGCCAAACGATAAAACTCGTTTCAAAGGGCCGAAGGATGAATTGCTTGAACAAGGCCCAGATAGGGTTAAGCTGGTTCCAGGGCCAGACTTCCAAGGCAAAGACCAGGACTACAGGGACATTGATTACAGAACAGGTCCAGGGATAGTCTTTGACTACAAACATGAGGAGCTGCCAGGACCTGACAAAGTTCTAAAAGAATCCAAAGCAGTCCCGGCTCCAAAATTCAGTGACTCTGGTTCCCAG GATCAGGATTACCGGAGTGCATCTGTGAAGGACAAGGTTACTCATACAATTTGCATCACTGGAATTCCTAAGACGGCCACAATGGAGCAG ATCCTTGGTGCCTTTGCAGTCCGCGATGGTGTCCCAATGCAGGGCATGAAAATCAAGAATGTTGTGCCAG GTTACAGCTACGATACGGCCTATGTGGAGTTTTTAAACCTCGAGGATGCAGTCCACTTCATGGAATCCAACCAG GGATCCCTGAAGGTTGGCACTAAAACAGCTCTGATGCGATACGTCCAGCCGGACAGAAGTGGCAAGGAAGCTCTA GAACCAGGGCACAAGGCAGGCCCCCCGACCCAGGAACCCCTACTGCCATGCCCAGGCCAGCTCCTGGTCGACAAGGCCAAGAATGAGCACCACAGCCAGGATGTCTCCCAAGCCAAGACACCAGTTGACCCACTGTCCCAGCAGGGCTCATGGCAGCGCAGCTCGGACCTTACCCCAGAGGCCTGGCAGCAGCAGGTGGACCAGCAACTTAGACAGCAGGAGGCTGAGCAGCAGGCAGAGTCCTGGGCCAGCCGCAACCCTCCCCGCCAAGGCCCTGGCCCACATCAGATGGACCCCATCTTTAAGGAGAGCAAGA CCATGATCATAAAGAATGTGAAGCCCACCACTACAGTGGAGACCATTCTGAAATCCCTGGACCCCTTCGCCTACCTTGATGAGAGGAACGTTCGTCTGGTCAGAGGAAAACCCCCGGGAGCCAAATGCTTTTGCTTCGTAGACATGGACTCCCATGAG CAAGTGACCCGTCTGGTAGAGCTCCTCAccaagcccaggcctctctctatcgaCGGGGTCAGGGTTTACGCTGAGGTTGCTAAGCCACTGAAGAACCAAAA CTACAGAAAAGAGTTTGATAAATCGAACACTTCTCTCCTGGGGTACCCACCTGAGGCCAGTATGACGGAG CAGCAGTACTATTCATCCCAACCTCCCAACCAACCACCAGGAGGCCCCCCACCTAACATGCAAG GCGATCATATGGGTGGACCGATAAGCTCAGACCCTCTCTCCAATTCATCTGTTTCGCACTTGAACACCAGCATGACTTCG GGAGGTGGCTATGCTGAACCTCCACCAGTTGATCCCTACCACCAGGCTCTGGACCCCCAGGTCTCCTCTGCTGCAGCAGCAGGGGGGGTGGCAGCAACAGGAGATCATGGCACTGATGGCTACAGCTATG CTACTGAAACTCCAGACATGACGAACTACCTGTATGATGCCACGTCTGGGTTCTACTATGATCCCCAGACTACCCTGTACTATGACCCTGCCTCTAGG TATTTCTACAATGCCCAGACCCAGGAGTACCTGTACTGGGACAGTGTGTCCAAGACGTACATCCCCGTTCCCGGAGGACACTCTACAGACACCCAGCTCCCCATTGCCCAGTCTGGTGTTGCCTTGGCACCCGACGTACAGGCCATTCTGGCTAATCCAGCAGCAGACGCTCCGCTGGACATGAAGAGACCAGAGCCAACCCCTCACTTCGACCCTCCCCAGCTCCTGAACCCCACTCCtgcccctaaccccaaccctaaccccgagaggagagaggaggaggacactaCACCTCGCATAGACAAGAAAGACAACAAAGACAAaccaggagagaaagaggagaaaccCAGGAGCCTAGCCGCTTTCAAG ATCATGAAGGATATGGAGCGCTGGGCTAAGATCCAGAACCGTCAGAAGGACAGTGTTCGTGTTCCGTCCCCTGTACTCAAGGCCTCCGGTGGCGGGCTGGACGACAGGAAGTCCTCCAAGGCAGCTGACGCAGCCTTCACCATCTTCGAGAGGAAG GGTGGAGACGACCTCTTCAAGAAGCCTATGGCTCCTCCCAAGAAAGAGGGGAAGGGCTCAAAG TCCATTGGCTCTCTGGGCCTGCTGGCATCAGACTACGCAGCAACAGGcagtgatgaggaggaggaggtggtgcagCATGAGGATCCTCAGGCCTCTAGGAGTCAGTCTCAGGAAAAGGAAGACAAGCTGACAGACTGGAAGAAGATGGCGTGCCTGCTGTGTAGGAGACAGTTCCCCAATAAGGACGGCCTGGTGCGCCACCAGCAGCTCTCAGACCTCCACAAGCAAAACATGGAGATCCACATGAAGATCAAGAGATCAAAGAAAGAGCTGGAGGCTTTGGAGAACCAGGAGAAAGAG CTGAGTGCCAGGGAGTCCAACGGCTCCCCTGAACAGAAGAGAAGGAAACATCAACACCAGAATAGCTGGGTCGGTGGCTCCAGGGACATGCATAAAGGCAGCGAGAGGCCGGGGTTAGGTTCTGAGCCTGTTGAG AGGAAGAAAAAGGAGTCTGTTGTCTGGAATCATGCCACCTATAAACAAGCGGTGCGCAAGGCCATGTTCGCACGCTTCAAAGAACTGGACTGA